Genomic window (Leucoraja erinacea ecotype New England chromosome 22, Leri_hhj_1, whole genome shotgun sequence):
ggagtgtctctgcttgagcaaggctaaagagggcttgatcaggcagacacaaggatcaaacctgtggtggttaggtatagtagtggaacTGCAATTGTGTTTTGCCAAAATATAGTTTagatgcttgactcagtgatttttgactgaaactagactggggggaagcttagagctATTTACAGTAAGAGTATTGACTTCTCTGTTGATGTAGAATGATCAGAAAGGTTGGAGTCACCAGGTATTATTGCAGGCTGTACACTTGTCCCAACATAAGCAACAAGgttgacacaaaagctggagtaactcaacgggtcagacagcatctctggagaaaaggagtaggtgacgtttcgggttgagacacttcttcttcagaagaagaaatctgaagaagggactcgacccgaaacgtcacctattccttgtctccagagatgctatctgacccgctgaatcactccagctttttgtgtgtatcttcggtttaaaccagcatccgcagttctttccgacacataaTCAACAAGGTGGTTTACGTGGAGCTACACGGACTTTCTTCTTTTACCGAACACATTGTTGATGAGCTTGGCCATCGACTTTGAGCCACTGGGTCTCCTCCTGCGATTCCCACTTGCGTTCCTGATGGCCTTTGAAAACATCGTCCCGACCTCCTGCCGATCTTCAGCTGCCGACAGCTCGCTAAAGTGGCATTTGTTTTCTCCGGCGAAGAGCATTCCTTCTTCCTTCCTCACCTCTCTCACGTGACACAGGTCTTGCTTATTGCCAACCAAAACTATCACTGACGTAACATCTCTGTGCAAATTGAAGGCAAATTTCAGTTTGAAAgtccaagagtgttttactgtcacatgtcccaaacagaacaatcttacttgcagcagcacaacagaatatgtaaacatagtgatcAACATTATCAACAAAAAGttcacagtatatatatatatatgaatataggAGAATAGGAGAGAGTAATGGGCGTGTGAGTGAGAagattttatgcccctgtcccacttaggtgatttttaggcaactacgtcacatggtcgctggggtgtcgcctgtatgttcgcgagtagtctcctcagtcgcgcaaagaatcgtagcgtttttctggtggccgctggattttgaaatgtttaaaacttttCGTTGACAGCCGGCTTGATGCTAACGAGCATAGCTTGACCTCCTGACGTAGGTTGTCtccaggatggcgtaggttgtcgtcggtgctgacttcagtgaattccattggtgactacctacgtcaaccggcgacaggtaccggcgactgaatggTCTTACCTTGCCGTAgtttgtcgtgggtggacgtaggttgtcataggtgggaCATcataatgggtcgccggttgtcggtagcttgccgtagctggacGTCGACTAGgtagtaggttgttgtagacattgtcgtagacattgttgttGGGGGGGTCGAGTCGATGTTTTTTCGGTGACCTTCTACGACTatcacagtcgccgaaaaaaatcgcctaagtgggacaggcccgtcacAGGGAAACGTAGGGGGAATATGGCGCATATATGTTGAGAACCAAGATAGATTTTGGCCTTCTCATCATTGAAAAcaatagacatatggatatgaaCAACAACGCAAATCCTATCTAGCATTGgggcggcccagtggcgcagcgggtagagtcgctgcctcacagcgccagagacccatgttcgatcctggcctcgggaaCATGTGGGGTTTTCATGTGTGGGTTTTTTACATGCGTTATTCTACCACCGTGACACTATCTTTGAcagaggctggaggtgaaaaggaaactAAAGGTTGTCGGGTAAGAAGAATGGTGTCATGAAAtgtgaaggcagagagagagatcgaggggGAAGAGGacaggagggaggggaaagaggcagGGGGGATAACAGGGAAATGGGGACTGACAAGATAGAGGGGAATGGAGCAGGGTAACTGATGCTTGCtcaaatccagcatctgcagtttcttgcgtctccCTATGAAattaatctctggagtgtggttaCAGTTTGTGCACTGTGGCTGTTCgacaaaaatacaaattaaagagAGTTATTTAtcagggagggatatggagcaagcgcaggcaggtgggactaatgtagatgggacatgttggccggtgtgggcaagtttggccgaagggcttgtttccacactgtatcactctatgactccaagagactgcagatgctggaatcttgagtaaaacaagaagtgctggagtaagtcagcggctcaggcggcatgtgtggagaatatggacaagtggcgtttcgggtcgggacacttcctcAGAATAATACACTTACCTTTTGTAAATTTCACTGTTCGTTTCTCGTAGTTGTTTAATGAGAGTTCTTGCTGAGATAAAGGAGGTTCGGTCACCAATATCATACACCACAACAAACCCGTCAGCCCAGTTCACCTGATCATTTAGTAACGACTTATTCTCTAAATTCTAGAAGAAAAAGGACACGTTACAAAAGAAGCGCATTTTTAACCATGCCGTCAATGTGTTAATATTCAATTTGTTAATAATTAATTCTGATCGATTTGTTGCAGTTCCAAAGTTATTTCATTGAATACGttctaattcccgggatggcgggactgtcatatgctgagagaatggagcagctgggcttgtacactctggagtttcgaaggaagagaggggattttattgaaacatataagattgttaagggcttggccacgctagaggcaagaaacatgttcccgatgttggggggagtccagtttaagaataaggagtaagccatttagaacggagacgaggaggaaacactttttctcacagagtggtgagtctgtggaattctctgcctcagagggtggtggaagcaggttctctggatgctttcaagagagagctagatagggctcttaaaaatatcggagtctggggatatggggagaaggcaggaacggagtactgattggggatgatcagcaatgatcacattgaatggcggtgctggctcaaagggccgaatggcctactcctgcacctattgtctattgtctataataaagtGCAAACTCAAGTCATGTGGGTGACATGGAAACAAGAAGGCTAAAGCAtttgccaattaacgtacaagtaGAATATATAATGAGGCTTTGGAATCCATTGAGTAAAACTGAAATACTATTGACATTAACAATATGTACGtatttgattaattgaaagatacagcatggaaacaaactcttccgcccaccgggtccacgatgaccgtcgatcacccttacacactcattttgttatcccaccttctcatccactccctacacaccaggggtcaattaacctgcaacaccCACACATTATTGAGATgcaggagtaaaccggagcaccccgagaacaaggagaacgtgcaaactctacacagacagcccacaaggtcagggtcaaacctgggtctctggtgctgtgaggcagcggctctacaatTGCACCTCTGAAACATTTCAGCTACAAGAGGAGGTCGAATAAACttgggattgttttatctggaacatcagaggctgagggaagacctgatatgAAGTACATgcatttatgagaggcatagataaggtagacagtctgaacctttatccccggttggaaatgtcaaagagggtatagctttaaggtgagagggggtgtgTTTGTGATGTGggggttgtttttttttacagagtagTGGGGgccaggaacatgctgccaggggtggtggtggaggcaaatgctACAGTGGTGTTCAAtgggtttttggataggcacatggatatgcagctaatggtgggatatggatcactgcaggcagaggagattagtttaacttggcatcatgttcggtacagacattgtgggctgagcaAGCTGAGTTAATGGTGCTTCCAGTTTATGAACAGAATATGGATTGCTTATTTTAGAACAATTTACAGTAGCAACATACCCAGAGGCCATGTAACCATTCTGATACAATACAAGACAAAGTGTCTTTACTGCCATCAGAGTAATGTCCTCTGTTCCATAAGACACATGTTGTCACAGTGACGCAGCCggtagagctgttacctcacatcgctagagacccgggctcgatcctgacctcaggcgctgtctgtctgcatgtagagtttgcacgttctccctgtgaccacgtgggtttcctccgggtgctccggtttcctcccacatcacaaagacatggggatttgcaggttcattggccctctgtaaactgcccccctagtgtgtgcggagtggatgagagagtggggtaacagaactagtgtgaatgggcgatcgattgtggaccggtggaccgaagggccagtctCTACACAGTATTTCTGAACTTAAACTCCAACTCCAAAGCAAGACTTACTTGGGAACATGGATCAAATATTTCTAAATTAATTTGCCGTCCATCCACAGATAAACGCTTTTTGTAGATGCACTCTGCAAAAATAATGAGTTTAATAACATTATTACACAGCCATATTTCAACTCCTGCCCCCGAACAAAGTCGGGTGAACAATACCACACGCAGTTCAAGATGTAAACACTGTGAGCTGTAACCCTGTAACCCATTCGATCCTGAACTTCAACATACAGTCACATAGATATTTCACTTTTATTATGTGCAATTTCAAACTTGTACCTTCATACTGCATTTCAATAATTTTTCATAAATAAACAACATAGATAATAAATTTATGAAAAATCTTTAttctcattttttaaataaatatttcaattTTATTAGCAATTCAAAACTTGTATCTGCAtatttttttcaatgttttttatATAAATaccaaaaatcaaaaataaatactTCTCAATAACGTTTTCATCTTTCAATTTTATTGGCTGCATTATGAAACTTGTATTTATGTCTTTTCAGTCTTTTTTGTGAATAaactaatattttttttaaatatttaaatttaatttgcaatATAAATCCATAGATTTGTTAataatttttttcatttttttttcataaatCAATTTGGTtcataaatatgtttttttttccatgaaTGATTATCCCTCCTCATTCTGCTATAGTGGATAattggcaataacagacaccaacCTCCCCTCCGTGGTCCGTTATTGTGAGAGTATATTGCATTTAGTTTAAgggtacagtgtgtaaacaggcccttcggcacgccCAGTCCACTTCATCtgtcgattacccgttcacatcagttctatgttatcccactttctcatccactccctccacactaggggcaatttccagagggctaattaacctacaaacccacacgtctttgggatgtgggaggaaaccggagcacccggaggaaacccacgcggtcacaggaagacgGGCAAACTCTAcactcagacagcactcgaggtcaggatcggaccagAGTCTCTgttgctgaggcagcaactctaccagctgtgccacacatTTGATTTAATGAAGttatcccacacatctccttta
Coding sequences:
- the rergla gene encoding ras-related and estrogen-regulated growth inhibitor-like protein; amino-acid sequence: MNEIKLAVLGSEGVGKSALIVRFLTKRFIGEYASNSECIYKKRLSVDGRQINLEIFDPCSQNLENKSLLNDQVNWADGFVVVYDIGDRTSFISARTLIKQLRETNSEIYKRDVTSVIVLVGNKQDLCHVREVRKEEGMLFAGENKCHFSELSAAEDRQEVGTMFSKAIRNASGNRRRRPSGSKSMAKLINNVFGKRRKSV